A genomic segment from Lignipirellula cremea encodes:
- a CDS encoding DUF1592 domain-containing protein codes for MISKILYCLLFCSALFASALPLWAEEINRPTDFARHVAPFLQRYCTHCHGDKRQEAELRFDGKAPDLMDAATRKTWERVWVMVASGQMPPKDEPAPSSEEMIPVLDWIREQTAIAEALARRDGGGGNGLRRLTSREQVRVWTDVLDLNYANHRPDFLRFLAQDPRSEHFINRGDRLLMQEEHVNRSLDLAERMLKLVLPDPDRPEPISWTIEPQAIAGNPLQADKFYRQAGGVDRPPALRFPAHGEKPDNPEALLEVHAGCWPHEDGNGMVLNPVYRTRPGLNGFDHIILRYPQPISEGTVRLVIRARAELPAGETALPTLWLDGFCRINNNLKLEGSGGQLPYHKIWPLARLTVPREATDLTVEIPLELTSIDFGSIHKSPHPGLWLMLRNLAVPARVPLFTPSGERKRLGAEGRWRPESARPPKGTAGWCYYPNDIEDGPRVVVERISLTVNHREPDEHSRARRVIGDGRPEQIRVLAERAWGRPVRDEELKPYLDLYAAEAESLGKPAALRQALAGILVAPDCLYLPDRRGEKQQRMIDFSRRLAITLWGSVPDERLRALAASGKLSEPSTLQGEIARMMADHRFTWFAEEFCRQWLGVDDIAGIEGQWAQSSQVDASAYPRNLALQQAFMDEPGRFLLDAIRRNRHVSHLIAPDSLMLNKTLAEFYGVNAPITDGWQRVVELPATRRHGLLSMSGPILVASREEKESQIYRGAYLLTRLLGVEVGTPPANVSTLQALNVNQNFRKKSVREKLQIHVERTCAVCHQKIDPLGFVWEQFDHHGKLLLARDNGPRPVDASGQLPDGRTFTDLDSMCRVLLEHPERNSSFPRAFVRALASYAWGRELTLLDSERIDHLLGDGNPRLADLLTAILADEFQHQGD; via the coding sequence ATGATATCCAAGATACTGTACTGCCTGCTGTTCTGTTCCGCGTTGTTCGCATCGGCTTTGCCCTTATGGGCCGAGGAAATCAATCGCCCCACGGATTTCGCGCGGCACGTTGCCCCGTTCTTGCAGCGCTATTGCACTCACTGTCACGGCGACAAAAGGCAGGAAGCTGAGCTGCGTTTTGACGGCAAAGCGCCGGACCTCATGGACGCCGCAACGCGCAAGACTTGGGAGCGGGTCTGGGTGATGGTCGCCTCCGGGCAGATGCCACCGAAGGACGAGCCGGCGCCCAGCAGTGAGGAAATGATTCCGGTGCTCGACTGGATTCGCGAGCAGACGGCAATCGCTGAAGCGCTTGCCCGGCGCGACGGCGGCGGGGGCAACGGATTGCGGCGGCTCACATCGCGCGAGCAGGTGCGGGTATGGACGGATGTCCTGGATCTGAACTATGCGAATCATCGTCCCGACTTTCTGCGGTTCCTGGCGCAGGATCCGCGGAGCGAACATTTCATCAACCGTGGTGACCGGTTGTTGATGCAGGAGGAGCACGTGAACCGTTCGCTGGACCTGGCCGAGCGGATGCTCAAGCTGGTGCTCCCCGACCCCGACCGTCCCGAGCCCATCAGCTGGACGATCGAACCTCAGGCGATCGCCGGCAATCCCTTACAGGCCGACAAATTTTATCGGCAAGCTGGAGGAGTAGACCGGCCACCCGCACTGCGTTTCCCGGCACATGGCGAGAAGCCGGACAATCCCGAAGCCTTGCTGGAAGTCCACGCCGGCTGCTGGCCGCACGAGGACGGCAACGGGATGGTGCTCAACCCGGTCTACCGCACTCGTCCGGGTCTGAACGGCTTCGACCATATCATCCTGCGTTATCCGCAGCCCATTAGCGAAGGTACCGTGCGCTTGGTCATCCGTGCCCGGGCCGAGCTGCCTGCGGGAGAAACCGCGCTGCCGACGCTCTGGCTCGACGGCTTCTGCCGCATCAACAACAACTTGAAGCTCGAGGGAAGCGGAGGGCAGTTGCCCTACCACAAGATCTGGCCACTGGCCCGGCTGACCGTGCCGCGGGAGGCGACGGATCTGACGGTCGAGATTCCGCTGGAACTCACTTCGATCGACTTCGGCTCGATTCACAAAAGCCCGCATCCTGGTCTGTGGCTGATGTTGCGCAACCTAGCGGTGCCGGCGCGGGTTCCCCTGTTCACTCCAAGTGGCGAGCGAAAGCGGCTGGGGGCTGAAGGAAGATGGAGGCCCGAGTCCGCTCGACCGCCAAAAGGGACCGCCGGCTGGTGCTATTACCCGAACGACATCGAGGACGGGCCCCGGGTGGTGGTTGAGCGGATCTCGCTGACCGTCAACCACCGCGAACCGGACGAGCACAGCCGAGCGCGTCGCGTGATTGGCGACGGTCGCCCTGAGCAGATACGGGTCCTCGCGGAGCGGGCCTGGGGGCGACCGGTCCGGGATGAAGAGTTGAAGCCGTACTTGGACCTGTATGCCGCGGAAGCCGAATCGCTTGGCAAACCGGCCGCCCTGCGGCAGGCGCTGGCCGGGATTCTGGTCGCCCCGGATTGTCTGTACTTGCCCGATCGGCGCGGCGAAAAGCAGCAGCGGATGATTGATTTCAGCCGGCGTCTGGCGATCACGCTCTGGGGCAGCGTGCCTGACGAAAGGCTGCGAGCCTTAGCCGCTTCCGGCAAGCTGTCCGAACCCAGTACGCTGCAAGGCGAGATCGCCCGCATGATGGCTGATCACCGTTTTACTTGGTTTGCCGAAGAATTCTGTCGGCAGTGGTTGGGGGTGGACGACATCGCAGGCATCGAGGGTCAGTGGGCGCAGTCGTCACAGGTTGATGCCAGCGCATATCCGCGGAACCTTGCCCTGCAGCAGGCCTTCATGGACGAGCCGGGGCGCTTTCTGTTGGATGCCATACGCCGCAATCGCCATGTGAGCCACTTGATTGCGCCGGACTCACTAATGCTCAACAAGACGCTTGCCGAGTTCTACGGGGTCAATGCGCCGATCACCGATGGCTGGCAGCGCGTCGTTGAATTGCCTGCTACTCGACGGCACGGCCTTTTAAGCATGTCGGGCCCGATCCTCGTGGCCTCGCGTGAGGAGAAGGAATCGCAGATTTACCGCGGCGCCTATCTGCTCACCCGACTATTAGGCGTCGAGGTGGGCACGCCGCCCGCCAACGTTTCCACGCTGCAAGCGTTGAATGTCAATCAAAACTTTCGCAAGAAGTCGGTGCGTGAAAAGCTGCAAATTCACGTCGAGCGGACCTGTGCCGTTTGCCACCAGAAGATCGATCCATTGGGCTTTGTCTGGGAGCAGTTTGATCATCACGGCAAGTTGCTGCTGGCCCGCGACAACGGCCCGAGACCGGTCGATGCGTCGGGGCAGTTACCCGATGGCCGTACATTCACTGACCTCGATTCAATGTGCCGTGTGCTCCTGGAGCATCCCGAGAGGAACAGTTCTTTTCCGCGGGCTTTC
- a CDS encoding DUF1501 domain-containing protein, with amino-acid sequence MHPRQPLTRRETLRLAAAGVSAVSCSGWLGSLAAHAAETPAKKHKSCILLWMDGGPSQTDTFDPKPDAPAEYRGTFKTIATSVPGLQIAEGYAKVSQLMQHACVIRGMSTTEAAEHRRARIYMHTSYRPNFAGLSYPSFGSIVSSLRPQGTGLPNFIVTGKTMEGGGFPYIAGGGYLGPRHSGLILRDLTKGLENSVPPVDDSEFVARLTLAAGFQRATPIPAVAAQRSAYQGTVELMRSPKGKVFDLNQEPAEAHDRYGKHYFGQGCLLARRLVEAGVPFIEVYLGDWDTHEQRRADMVRNECLPTSDQAMHALITDLKDRGLLDDTLIVWMGEFGRTPKTHHASGARNHYDKAWSTVFFGGGVPGGAVVGKTDEHAAEVTDRPVSGPDFMATVLKLLGIDPNLELHAGNRPVRAAAPGGKPVEEITG; translated from the coding sequence ATGCATCCCCGTCAACCGCTAACACGTCGTGAAACTCTGCGTCTTGCCGCAGCGGGTGTGTCGGCTGTCTCCTGTTCCGGCTGGCTCGGCTCCCTGGCGGCACACGCGGCGGAAACGCCGGCGAAGAAGCACAAGTCTTGCATCCTGCTCTGGATGGACGGCGGGCCGTCGCAGACCGACACGTTCGATCCCAAGCCCGACGCGCCGGCCGAATATCGCGGCACGTTTAAGACGATCGCGACCTCGGTGCCCGGGCTGCAAATTGCCGAGGGCTACGCCAAAGTTTCGCAGCTCATGCAGCACGCCTGCGTGATTCGCGGCATGAGCACTACCGAAGCCGCCGAGCATCGGCGAGCTCGCATCTACATGCACACCAGCTACCGGCCGAATTTTGCGGGATTGAGCTACCCGTCGTTCGGTTCGATCGTCTCGTCGCTGCGGCCCCAAGGAACCGGGCTGCCGAATTTCATTGTCACCGGCAAGACGATGGAAGGAGGCGGATTTCCGTACATCGCCGGAGGCGGCTACTTGGGGCCACGTCACAGCGGACTCATCCTGCGAGACCTGACGAAGGGGCTGGAGAATTCCGTGCCCCCGGTCGATGACTCAGAATTCGTTGCCCGCTTGACCTTGGCGGCTGGCTTCCAACGCGCGACACCGATCCCCGCCGTGGCTGCGCAGCGTTCTGCCTATCAGGGCACGGTCGAGCTGATGCGATCGCCCAAGGGCAAAGTGTTCGACCTGAACCAGGAGCCCGCCGAAGCACATGACCGCTACGGCAAGCATTATTTCGGCCAAGGCTGCCTGCTTGCGCGGCGACTGGTGGAAGCGGGTGTGCCGTTCATCGAGGTCTATTTGGGGGACTGGGATACGCACGAGCAGCGCCGCGCCGACATGGTCCGCAACGAATGTTTGCCGACCAGCGACCAGGCGATGCACGCTTTGATCACCGACCTGAAGGACCGTGGGTTGCTCGACGATACGCTGATCGTCTGGATGGGCGAGTTCGGTCGCACGCCCAAGACGCACCACGCCAGCGGCGCTCGGAACCACTACGACAAAGCCTGGTCCACCGTCTTCTTCGGTGGCGGCGTGCCGGGCGGCGCGGTCGTCGGCAAGACCGACGAGCACGCGGCGGAAGTCACCGACCGCCCAGTCTCCGGCCCGGACTTCATGGCCACGGTTCTGAAACTCCTGGGCATCGACCCCAACCTCGAACTGCACGCCGGCAACCGCCCCGTCCGCGCCGCCGCGCCGGGCGGAAAGCCGGTGGAAGAGATTACCGGGTGA
- a CDS encoding PSD1 and planctomycete cytochrome C domain-containing protein has protein sequence MKTALLLGLLSAASAAEPVTFERDVLPILNSHCLQCHGGLHRKAELDLRSITAAMTGGESGKAVAPGDPDASLLWKKIAADEMPKNPIKVSAEHKEVIRRWIAEGAKAVQRSSELVASDKPRTAEEIAKLIDDAIDRRLAEAAIPASPQADDGEFQRRVWLDLIGRIPTRAEAMAFLGNASPDKRANLIDELLARPEYGQYWARLWRDRVAVPIGAGEDLKGQYTGNFYKWLAEEFNKNRPWDELVRAMIAAEGEDPPIAFIRQCMDDGQPRAGKLAASVSRRFLGIQLQCAECHDHPFASWTQDEFWGLAAFFSRTAKVEHNPKKGENRKGIYDTVEGPRKTRFGLEPLERKDGGAVVIPVDAGPAAGGVVAAKYLGGETAQLDPKSPTRQLLAQWLTSPKNAQFARATVNRLWHQVFGRGLVEPVDSLDPENPPTHPELLDSLAGELAASKFDIKHLLRGMLLSRAYQRSHVALAENEPDKALYSHATCKVVAPEAFWECLVLSSGGDPDKGAISGASGTTLGGRSGFLKLFDTDEMDGAPSDYTQGIPQVLTLLNDAAMHKPNRLIEQVVREKGEPDEIVTRLYVAVLSRRPTEDELQTVRPFVIERNGTMDAYQAVWWALVNSPEFAVIP, from the coding sequence TTGAAGACGGCGCTGCTGCTCGGGTTGCTCAGCGCGGCCAGCGCCGCCGAGCCGGTGACCTTCGAGCGTGATGTGCTGCCGATTCTCAATTCGCATTGCCTGCAGTGTCACGGCGGGTTGCATCGCAAGGCCGAGCTGGACTTGCGTTCGATCACAGCCGCCATGACCGGCGGCGAAAGCGGCAAGGCCGTGGCGCCGGGCGATCCGGACGCGAGCCTCTTGTGGAAGAAGATCGCGGCGGATGAGATGCCGAAGAATCCGATCAAGGTCTCAGCCGAGCACAAAGAAGTTATCCGCCGCTGGATCGCCGAGGGGGCCAAGGCGGTGCAGCGGTCGAGTGAGCTGGTCGCCTCTGATAAGCCGCGGACAGCCGAAGAGATCGCGAAGCTGATCGACGACGCGATCGACCGGCGCTTGGCCGAAGCGGCGATCCCCGCGTCGCCGCAGGCGGATGACGGCGAATTTCAGCGCCGCGTGTGGCTCGATCTGATCGGGCGGATTCCGACGCGGGCCGAAGCGATGGCGTTTCTGGGAAACGCATCGCCGGACAAACGTGCGAATCTGATCGACGAGTTGCTTGCCCGGCCAGAGTACGGTCAATACTGGGCGCGGCTGTGGCGCGATCGTGTGGCCGTGCCAATTGGCGCTGGGGAGGATCTCAAGGGCCAATACACCGGCAACTTCTACAAATGGTTGGCGGAGGAGTTCAACAAGAACCGGCCCTGGGATGAACTGGTCCGCGCGATGATCGCGGCCGAAGGAGAAGACCCGCCCATCGCGTTCATCCGGCAGTGCATGGACGACGGGCAGCCGCGGGCCGGCAAGCTGGCGGCTTCGGTCTCGCGGCGCTTTCTTGGCATTCAGCTTCAATGTGCCGAGTGCCACGACCATCCGTTCGCCTCGTGGACGCAAGACGAGTTCTGGGGACTGGCCGCGTTTTTCAGCCGCACGGCGAAAGTGGAGCACAATCCCAAGAAGGGCGAGAATCGCAAGGGCATCTACGACACGGTAGAAGGACCGCGGAAGACGCGGTTCGGGCTGGAACCGCTGGAGCGAAAGGACGGCGGCGCGGTCGTGATTCCCGTTGATGCAGGGCCGGCAGCCGGCGGGGTTGTCGCCGCGAAGTATCTAGGCGGCGAAACCGCGCAACTCGACCCGAAGTCGCCGACGCGTCAGCTGCTGGCCCAGTGGCTCACGTCGCCGAAGAATGCCCAGTTTGCGCGAGCCACGGTCAATCGCCTGTGGCATCAGGTCTTCGGCCGCGGGTTGGTCGAGCCCGTCGATTCGCTCGACCCGGAAAACCCGCCGACGCATCCGGAATTGCTTGACTCGCTGGCGGGTGAGCTGGCGGCCTCGAAGTTCGACATCAAGCACCTGCTCCGCGGCATGCTGCTCAGCCGCGCGTACCAGCGGTCGCATGTTGCGCTCGCCGAGAACGAACCCGACAAGGCCTTGTACAGCCACGCGACCTGTAAAGTCGTCGCGCCGGAAGCGTTTTGGGAGTGCCTGGTGCTGTCCTCTGGCGGCGATCCCGACAAGGGGGCGATCAGCGGAGCCTCAGGGACGACATTGGGGGGCCGCAGCGGTTTCTTGAAGCTGTTCGACACCGACGAAATGGACGGCGCACCGAGCGACTACACGCAAGGCATTCCTCAAGTGCTGACGCTGCTGAACGACGCGGCGATGCACAAGCCGAACCGGTTGATCGAGCAGGTCGTGCGCGAGAAAGGAGAGCCGGACGAGATCGTTACTCGGCTGTACGTGGCCGTACTCAGCCGTCGTCCCACGGAAGACGAGCTCCAAACCGTCCGGCCGTTCGTCATCGAAAGAAACGGCACGATGGATGCCTACCAGGCGGTCTGGTGGGCGCTCGTCAATTCGCCGGAATTCGCCGTGATTCCGTAG
- a CDS encoding DUF1552 domain-containing protein, which yields MFFNRRDALKTLGLSAGATFLHPILTQLKAHAAGQPISAKRFVFVVESNGVKPQQMPPAGIERKERPQSALNGPAEFIDVPLADKDLAFSLQPVSEWKNKLTIVNGLSGQICGGGHSNDFGALGAVPGGRKGTAEVHETIDAALARTLPGIFPHVGLGISKRMENNVVYSISAWGKGKKMPIVCQPQQAYNTLFGSVAEGSARQEFVAKNNVLDFLKDDIKAAEASLAGPEREQFGAYLETFESLRDRQSRLNEIQYTLREKGPVPSDKYTSAVETDRLDAQFDIAAATLICGLTNVLTISSAAGEQDFDICFTGLGLKQGKHHTGHGGGQNNMDYLQTYDYIRRYHFDLIAGLCKKLDAVKEGDGTMLDNTVIVYLSDGAEAHHSRCWEWPMVVIGNIGGQLKTGRYVDYPGYGQPGHRTIANMYVTLLHLAGSSRDSFGMADPGLKDFNQHGPLEELLG from the coding sequence ATGTTTTTTAATCGCCGCGATGCCCTGAAAACTCTCGGCCTGTCCGCGGGCGCCACATTCCTGCACCCGATCTTGACGCAATTAAAGGCCCACGCCGCCGGACAGCCGATCTCGGCCAAGCGGTTTGTGTTCGTCGTCGAGAGCAACGGCGTGAAGCCCCAACAGATGCCGCCCGCGGGCATCGAGCGCAAGGAGCGTCCGCAAAGCGCACTCAACGGCCCGGCTGAGTTCATCGATGTCCCGCTAGCCGATAAGGACCTGGCTTTCTCGCTGCAGCCGGTCAGCGAGTGGAAGAACAAACTGACGATCGTCAACGGCCTGTCGGGCCAGATCTGCGGCGGCGGGCACTCTAACGATTTCGGGGCGCTCGGCGCGGTCCCCGGCGGTCGCAAGGGTACGGCGGAAGTTCATGAAACGATCGACGCCGCGCTGGCCAGGACACTGCCGGGCATCTTCCCGCACGTCGGCCTGGGCATCTCGAAGCGCATGGAGAACAACGTCGTCTACAGCATTTCCGCTTGGGGCAAGGGCAAGAAGATGCCGATCGTCTGCCAACCGCAGCAAGCCTACAACACCTTGTTCGGCAGCGTGGCGGAAGGGTCGGCCCGGCAAGAGTTCGTCGCCAAGAACAACGTGCTCGACTTTCTCAAGGACGATATCAAGGCGGCCGAAGCCAGCCTGGCCGGGCCGGAACGCGAACAGTTCGGCGCGTACCTGGAAACGTTCGAGTCACTCCGCGACCGTCAGAGCCGGCTGAATGAAATCCAGTACACGCTGCGCGAGAAAGGCCCGGTCCCCTCGGACAAGTACACCAGCGCCGTCGAAACCGACCGGCTCGACGCCCAGTTCGACATCGCCGCGGCGACGCTGATCTGCGGGTTGACCAATGTGCTGACGATTTCCTCGGCCGCGGGCGAACAGGATTTCGACATCTGCTTCACGGGCCTGGGGCTGAAGCAGGGCAAGCACCATACGGGCCACGGCGGCGGCCAGAACAACATGGACTACCTGCAAACGTACGACTACATCCGCCGCTACCACTTCGACCTGATCGCCGGGCTGTGCAAGAAGCTCGACGCGGTGAAAGAAGGGGACGGCACGATGCTCGACAACACGGTCATCGTCTACCTCAGCGACGGCGCCGAAGCGCATCACAGCCGCTGCTGGGAATGGCCGATGGTGGTGATCGGCAACATCGGCGGCCAGCTCAAGACGGGCCGCTACGTTGACTATCCCGGCTACGGCCAGCCTGGCCACCGCACGATCGCCAACATGTACGTGACGCTATTGCACCTGGCCGGCTCGTCGCGCGACAGCTTCGGCATGGCCGATCCGGGCCTGAAAGATTTCAACCAGCACGGCCCGCTGGAAGAGCTGCTTGGTTAA
- a CDS encoding DUF1588 domain-containing protein encodes MFLLSLPFSLASAAELKFTNADESRAEFERSVKPFLTKHCVGCHGAKEPEGELDLTTLDPDMKSSTSGARWATLVEKLTKGEMPPEEKPRPDAAGLAATIDWAHAESKRANRNFTRRAAYENGNITPHSVLFDPKNIPPFDGESRVRRVSPEIYETFLKDAAKRPGTNQPFSPLGGTTFKDMGDPTIDEPVTATLFRNALIIVEGQTVHTVENGKIVKWNGARELQPLFDPQVAPTDAQLEAAITFQFKQILKRPPTDRELEKFVALLKRNMAEAGQVVGSRYALATVLMLTEAVFRMEVGSGQPDEKGRVRLAPREIAFAIGYALTDKGPDSQLLAAAATGGLGTDEGVTQQVRRLLDDAKTDKPRILRFFREYFGYDKASYVFKEANSGGGTIDFPGHDPGSLIADTDRLIEYILEQDRDVLRELLTTNKTFVAYRTAADWQKKLVEARKKFDAEKKANPEKYKNREFNPPVKMVCEAYGLSDFPEQQPVELPKDQRAGILTQPSWLVANSTTFDNHAIHRGKWIRERLLGNVVPDVPITVDAQLPNTPEKTLRERMAVTEQAYCWKCHQLMNDLAYPFEQFDHFGRYRAMDSVVDIEATAKLEGPRRNQTKRVMQDVPLNRSGLVAHVGDASLEGPVDGAVELMHKLAASERVEQVFVRHAFRYWLGRNESPGDAASLQAAHKAYQESGGSMKELLSALLTSESFLYRVPASPEPNAVPKAASKKANS; translated from the coding sequence TTGTTTCTGCTCTCCCTTCCCTTCAGCTTGGCATCGGCGGCCGAGTTGAAGTTCACCAACGCTGACGAGAGTCGGGCGGAGTTCGAACGGTCGGTCAAGCCGTTTCTCACCAAACACTGCGTCGGGTGCCACGGCGCGAAAGAGCCCGAGGGAGAATTGGACCTGACGACGCTCGACCCCGACATGAAGTCCAGCACCAGCGGGGCGCGGTGGGCAACGCTCGTCGAGAAGCTCACCAAAGGTGAGATGCCGCCGGAGGAGAAGCCGCGGCCGGATGCGGCGGGCTTGGCGGCGACCATCGATTGGGCGCACGCCGAGTCGAAGCGCGCCAACCGGAATTTCACTCGCCGCGCTGCGTACGAAAACGGCAACATCACACCGCACTCCGTGCTGTTTGATCCGAAAAACATTCCGCCGTTCGACGGCGAGAGCCGCGTCCGTCGCGTCAGCCCGGAAATCTATGAGACGTTTCTTAAGGACGCCGCCAAGCGGCCCGGTACCAATCAGCCGTTCTCACCGCTGGGCGGCACGACGTTCAAGGACATGGGAGATCCGACGATCGACGAACCGGTCACCGCCACGCTGTTTCGGAATGCCCTGATCATCGTCGAGGGGCAGACGGTGCATACGGTCGAGAATGGCAAGATCGTCAAATGGAACGGCGCCCGGGAACTCCAGCCGCTGTTCGATCCGCAGGTCGCGCCGACCGACGCGCAACTCGAAGCGGCGATTACTTTCCAATTCAAACAGATTCTCAAACGCCCGCCGACCGACCGCGAACTGGAAAAGTTCGTGGCGTTGCTCAAAAGGAACATGGCCGAGGCGGGGCAAGTGGTCGGCTCCCGCTATGCTCTGGCGACGGTGCTGATGCTGACCGAGGCCGTGTTCCGGATGGAGGTCGGCAGCGGCCAGCCCGATGAGAAGGGGCGCGTGCGGCTGGCTCCGCGCGAGATTGCCTTCGCGATCGGCTACGCCCTGACCGACAAAGGGCCGGACTCGCAGCTTCTGGCGGCCGCGGCCACCGGCGGGCTCGGTACCGACGAGGGGGTCACACAGCAAGTGCGGCGGCTGCTCGACGACGCCAAGACCGACAAGCCCCGCATCCTGCGATTCTTCCGCGAATACTTTGGCTACGACAAGGCCAGCTATGTCTTCAAGGAAGCCAATTCCGGCGGGGGGACGATCGACTTTCCCGGGCACGATCCCGGCTCGCTGATTGCCGATACCGACCGGTTGATCGAGTACATCCTGGAGCAGGACCGCGACGTACTGCGTGAGCTGCTCACCACGAACAAGACCTTCGTGGCGTACAGGACGGCGGCTGACTGGCAGAAGAAGCTGGTCGAGGCCCGCAAGAAATTCGACGCAGAAAAGAAGGCAAACCCCGAGAAGTACAAGAACCGAGAGTTCAACCCGCCCGTGAAGATGGTGTGCGAGGCGTACGGCCTGTCCGATTTTCCCGAGCAGCAACCGGTCGAACTGCCGAAAGACCAGCGGGCCGGCATCCTCACGCAGCCCTCGTGGCTGGTGGCCAACTCGACGACGTTCGACAACCACGCGATCCACCGCGGCAAATGGATTCGCGAGCGGCTGCTGGGGAACGTCGTGCCCGACGTGCCGATCACCGTGGATGCTCAGCTTCCCAACACGCCTGAAAAGACTCTTCGCGAGCGGATGGCGGTCACCGAGCAGGCTTACTGCTGGAAGTGTCACCAACTCATGAACGATTTGGCCTACCCCTTCGAGCAATTCGACCACTTCGGCCGATACCGCGCGATGGATTCGGTGGTTGATATCGAGGCGACGGCGAAGCTCGAAGGTCCGCGGCGCAATCAGACCAAGCGGGTCATGCAAGACGTCCCGTTGAACAGGTCAGGGCTCGTCGCGCACGTTGGCGATGCCAGCCTGGAAGGTCCGGTCGACGGCGCGGTGGAATTGATGCACAAGCTGGCCGCTTCCGAGCGCGTCGAGCAGGTGTTTGTCCGCCATGCGTTTCGTTACTGGCTGGGGCGTAACGAATCGCCCGGCGATGCGGCCAGTCTGCAAGCGGCGCATAAGGCATATCAGGAGAGCGGCGGCAGTATGAAGGAGCTCCTCTCCGCGCTGCTGACCAGCGAATCGTTTTTGTACCGGGTCCCTGCTTCCCCGGAACCGAACGCGGTGCCCAAAGCCGCATCGAAGAAGGCTAATTCCTAA
- a CDS encoding DUF1501 domain-containing protein, translating into MEIPMIFTRREALQRMGTGLGILGLAGLCGDREAVAANPLSLKPPHFRPRAKHIIHLYMNGGPSQVDTFDPKPALATHAGQRPASTAELKTENGTGGLRPSPFKFPKRGDSGLEISELYAETGRFADDLCVIRSMYTDIPNHEPSMFMMNSGHVQAIRPSYGSWLLYGLGTENESLPGYVVLSPGLPVNGAANWSNRFLPGVYQGCHLNLPVDFRPQQVLPHLENGQLSASSQRRQLDFIQQLNARHHATRAKEDPLDARIASFELAFRMQAAAPEAFAWRTEPESVQKLYHGTDGKMNGFGASCLLARRLVERGVRVVQIYSGAGQPWDTHGNNDGQHKQLAAASDRSIAGLLTDLKQRGLLEETLVLWGGEFGRTPASQGNDGRDHNHWGFSVWLAGGGVRGGLAYGATDEFGFKAVEKRVHPHDLHATMLHLMGLDHERLTYRYGGRDFRLTDVHGEVIRDILV; encoded by the coding sequence ATGGAGATCCCAATGATTTTCACGCGACGCGAAGCATTGCAGCGCATGGGAACGGGCCTTGGCATCCTCGGACTCGCCGGTCTGTGCGGTGATCGTGAAGCAGTGGCGGCCAATCCGCTGTCGCTCAAGCCGCCGCATTTTCGGCCGCGAGCGAAACACATCATTCACCTCTACATGAACGGCGGCCCGTCGCAGGTGGACACGTTCGATCCCAAACCCGCGCTGGCGACTCACGCGGGCCAGCGACCGGCGAGCACCGCCGAATTGAAAACGGAAAACGGCACCGGCGGGTTGCGGCCGTCGCCCTTCAAGTTTCCGAAACGGGGCGACTCCGGTTTGGAGATCAGTGAACTGTACGCCGAAACCGGCCGCTTCGCCGACGATCTCTGCGTCATCCGCTCAATGTACACCGACATCCCCAACCACGAACCGTCCATGTTCATGATGAACAGCGGCCACGTGCAGGCGATTCGCCCGTCATATGGTTCGTGGCTGCTGTATGGCTTGGGCACGGAGAATGAAAGCCTCCCCGGCTACGTGGTGCTCAGCCCCGGTCTGCCTGTAAACGGCGCGGCGAATTGGAGCAATCGGTTTTTGCCTGGCGTATATCAAGGTTGCCACTTGAACTTGCCGGTCGACTTTCGTCCACAGCAAGTGCTGCCGCATTTGGAAAACGGTCAGCTCTCGGCCAGTTCGCAACGACGGCAGCTCGACTTCATCCAGCAACTGAACGCTCGGCATCACGCCACACGCGCAAAAGAAGATCCGCTCGACGCCCGCATCGCTTCGTTTGAACTCGCGTTCCGGATGCAAGCTGCCGCACCGGAAGCGTTCGCGTGGCGGACGGAACCCGAGTCCGTGCAAAAACTCTATCACGGCACGGATGGGAAGATGAACGGTTTCGGCGCAAGCTGCCTGCTGGCCCGGCGGTTGGTCGAACGGGGTGTCCGGGTCGTGCAGATTTATTCGGGCGCGGGGCAACCGTGGGACACGCACGGCAACAACGATGGCCAGCACAAGCAATTGGCGGCCGCGTCCGATCGTTCGATCGCTGGCCTGCTGACCGATCTGAAACAGCGCGGACTGCTGGAAGAAACGCTGGTTCTGTGGGGCGGCGAATTCGGCCGCACGCCGGCGTCGCAAGGCAACGATGGACGCGATCACAATCACTGGGGTTTTTCCGTGTGGCTTGCCGGTGGGGGTGTGCGCGGTGGCTTGGCCTACGGAGCGACCGACGAATTCGGTTTCAAGGCGGTGGAAAAGCGAGTTCACCCACACGACCTGCACGCCACCATGCTGCACTTGATGGGCCTCGACCACGAACGCCTCACCTACCGCTACGGCGGCCGAGACTTTCGACTGACCGACGTGCACGGCGAGGTGATCCGCGACATCCTCGTTTGA